A genomic stretch from Helianthus annuus cultivar XRQ/B chromosome 1, HanXRQr2.0-SUNRISE, whole genome shotgun sequence includes:
- the LOC110872998 gene encoding DDT domain-containing protein PTM, protein MRVRIHRESDSDSNRVGEMEPVRGMKRKMYGGEDDEDDKTVKRGCLLNAADSNAIKGAAKILSSFRQSKNVEGSVGSIAAYVIFMEESLYGLTVGSFKSLSYRNSWRKRVEKAETLSEVKAYLLQLERNIRDIAFSSDWIRHIDETVSEGQLSQSAKSVVGSVKKRDRKPSIVIRKIPYADVKDPSTDFAWWRGGMLSKHMIKHTARQGGCKKINGVHYVDSREALKRSKQFIWRAAVDLSHTASELALQVRYLDLHVRWNELVCPEQPLQDGKGLEAEASAFQNACITDKKKTGTKLCYGVVFENQKHLPSRVLKKVLKVEETGDKKSKNWFFEMHIPVYLIKEYEMVVAADVKLPDSDIKHVTKLPKLSKKQLKASGKNLFSFLEQKRENMGNVFCTFCQRDVSFRVAARCSACEGYCHDQCAVGAYNIQTAARIEFIVTCKRCYDIEKDVTPNNEIHGDSPTSPLLSQGQESQHSTSLIQVEKQNGHERPLEHSYPISSQPEIEPLLLQGQESQHLTSLNHVGKQNSHEKPLECSNPISRQPEIGTTGEESSQNPPLQSVDQGTTGKENSQNPPLQSVDQKPEVFNPGKGIKKRNKKVCFGLIWKKRYADDTGDEFRKNNILLKDDPNGRLLAPKCQLCKRPYDSELMYILCQSCNNWFHAESVDFQMSKVMEVYGYKCCRCRRIRIPICPYMDFFTRERLERKKLGYNDPDLELASD, encoded by the exons ATGCGTGTGCGAATTCACCGAGAGTCCGATTCGGACTCGAATCGGGTCGGGGAAATGGAACCGGTTCGAGGAATGAAAAGGAAAATGTATGgtggagaagatgatgaggatgataAAACAGTGAAAAGAGGGTGTTTGTTGAATGCAGCTGATTCTAATGCTATTAAAGGTGCTGCAAAGATACTTTCGTCTTTTCGCCAGTCGAAAAATGTGGAGGGCAGTGTTGGTTCTATTGCAGCTTATGTTATATTCATGGAAGAGAGTTTATATGGTTTAACAGTTGGGAGTTTTAAAAGTTTAAGTTATAGAAATTCATGGCGGAAACGCGTTGAGAAAGCGGAGACTTTGAGTGAAGTAAAGGCCTACTTGCTTCAA CTTGAGAGGAATATTCGCGACATTGCTTTTTCTTCGGATTGGATCAGGCACATAGATGAAACAGTCTCAGAAGGTCAACTCAGTCAAAGTGCTAAAAGCGTGGTGGGGTCCGTTAAAAAACGTGATAGAAAACCATCTATAGTAATACGTAAAATCCCTTATGCTGATGTCAAAGATCCGTCAACCGATTTTGCTTGGTGGCGAGGTGGTATGCTTTCTAAGCACATGATTAAGCATACTGCTCGACAAG gTGGCTGTAAAAAAATAAACGGTGTGCATTACGTTGATAGTCGCGAGGCTCTTAAAAGAAGCAAACAGTTTATCTGGCGAGCTGCAGTTGACTTGAGCCACACTGCATCAGAACTTGCTCTTCAG GTTAGGTATCTAGACCTTCATGTGAGATGGAACGAACTTGTTTGTCCCGAACAACCTCTTCAAGACGGAAAAGGTCTAGAAGCAGAAGCTTCGGCTTTTCAGAATGCGTGCATTACCGATAAGAAAAAGACGGGAACCAAACTTTGTTACGGTGTTGTTTTTGAAAACCAAAAGCATCTTCCGTCACGTGTTTTAAAAAAAGTATTGAAAGTAGAGGAAACCGGAGATAAAAAGTCGAAAAACTGGTTTTTTGAGATGCACATTCCGGTATATCTTATCAAAGAGTATGAGATGGTAGTGGCGGCTGATGTAAAGTTGCCAGATTCTGATATTAAACATGTGACAAAATTACCTAAATTGAGCAAAAAGCAGTTAAAGGCTTCTGGCAAGAATCTATTTTCGTTTCTAGAGCAGAAGAGGGAAAACATGGGGAacgttttttgtactttttgtcAACGTGATGTTTCGTTTAG GGTTGCTGCAAGGTGCAGTGCATGTGAGG GTTATTGTCACGACCAGTGTGCTGTTGGTGCATATAATATTCAAACAGCTGCGCGTATCGAGTTTATAGTCACTTGTAAACGGTGTTACGACATTGAAAAAGATGTGACACCTAATAATGAGATTCATGGCGACTCTCCTACTAGTCCTTTGCTATCGCAAGGTCAAGAAAGTCAACATTCAACCTCACTCATTCAGGTGGAAAAACAAAACGGTCATGAAAGACCATTAGAACATTCCTATCCGATATCCAGTCAACCAGAAATAGAGCCGTTGCTATTGCAAGGTCAAGAAAGTCAACATTTAACATCACTCAATCATGTGGGAAAACAAAACAGTCATGAAAAACCGTTAGAATGTTCCAATCCGATATCCCGTCAACCAGAAATAGGTACAACTGGAGAGGAAAGTAGTCAAAACCCGCCTCTACAATCTGTTGACCAAGGTACAACTGGAAAGGAAAATAGTCAAAACCCGCCTCTGCAATCTGTTGACCAAAAGCCGGAAGTTTTTAATCCTGGTAAGGGGATAAAAAAGAGAAACAAGAAGGTATGTTTTGGGTTGATTTGGAAGAAACGGTACGCAGACGACACAGGAGATGAATTCCGGAAAAACAATATACTTTTGAAGGACGATCCAAATGGGCGTTTGCTGGCACCGAAGTGCCAGCTGTGTAAACGACCGTATGACTCTGAATTGATGTATATTCTTTGCCAATCATGCAACA ACTGGTTTCATGCCGAATCTGTTGACTTCCAAATGTCAAAAGTTATGGAAGTGTATGGGTACAAATGTTGCAGGTGTCGAAGGATCAGGATACCCATTTGTCCTTATATGGATTTTTTTACCCGAGAGAGGTTAGAAAGGAAGAAATTAGGATACAACGATCCTGATCTTGAGTTAGCATCTGATTAA